In Saccharomonospora marina XMU15, one genomic interval encodes:
- a CDS encoding type VII secretion target produces MSDGRGYQVLTEELDTHAGKVDGFAERMRTAVDAARQVTMDNSAYGVICQPFALLLQPFEEMGVRALEQAAESITETAGKVREAAAAYTAREGETSAAVRRAGSGL; encoded by the coding sequence GTGAGCGACGGGCGGGGATACCAGGTCCTGACCGAGGAACTGGACACGCACGCGGGCAAGGTCGACGGCTTCGCCGAGCGGATGCGCACGGCGGTGGATGCCGCGCGCCAGGTGACGATGGACAACAGTGCCTACGGCGTGATCTGCCAGCCGTTCGCGTTGTTGCTGCAACCGTTCGAGGAAATGGGCGTGCGGGCGCTGGAACAGGCGGCCGAATCCATCACCGAGACCGCGGGCAAGGTCCGCGAGGCCGCGGCGGCGTACACGGCGCGCGAGGGTGAGACCTCGGCGGCGGTGCGGCGGGCGGGGAGTGGTCTGTGA